The nucleotide sequence ACGAGGGCAAGGTTGACACTTTCCATCCGATCGCGACCTCGCCGGTTTCCTGCGTTACCGAGCATGCCACCATTGCGAAAGTGCCACCATTGCCAAGGGCTCATCGCAAGCACCGTCTTGACAGCCCCCAAAAGCCCAAGCGACATGATACCTTTGACGAAGTGCAACGACCAAGTGTAGCTCTCCTGGTCTGGAAGGTTTCCGCGAAAGTCATCAAAATCATCTACCACTTCCCCCACCGCATCCATAAAAGTTCCCCAAGGGTCGACCCAAAGGTTGATGATGGGGTCGGCGACAAACCCCATTATGAAGACCGTTATGAATGCGACCAATAAAGTGAGTACCGCACGCGCGAGGCGACTAGACAGCCATGCCGACCACTGCAGCCGGTCCATGCGGTATTGAAACTTGCACGTTGGGCAGCTCCAGAAGTTCCGATCATTCAGCGGCGCAGCCTGACGCCATGCTTGCAGACAACCCTCATGAACGTAACGTTGAGATCCTTTGCACTTGCACGGGCTAATCAACCGTCCAAGTTCCGGGTCATCCGACACGTATTTCAcgcggggccgagcgccaaATACCGCTGCCGTTGCACTGGTATCCATCTCGAACGTAGGGTTGACGGTATCGAGGCAGATTCGGCATGTCCGCTGTCGGTAGTAACGGTCCCgtcgttgctgctgttgggtGCCTGGGTGAGAGCCCGTGTTGGGCGACTCGGGTGTCGGCTCGGATGATCCCACGTTCGCCGGCTTGGGGGCATTTTGAGATGGACGGTGCCGAGTGCCATTTCCGCCAGACTGATCAACAGACTCGGAGGCCGATGTGGTAGAACCAGATGTTTCGCCCCAAGACCAGTCTTGCTGGGGATTAAACTGACGTTGGGAATCCATGGGAGGTGGTAAGGTGGTGCATTAGGTACACAAGCTGCGTAAGCTTGGGGTCCTAAATAAATATAAATATGATCGAATGTGGACAAAGCCAAGTGTTCACATTGCGGAACCCATTGGAAAGCTACCGAACACAGCTGGCCACATCCTGCGAGGCCGCTTGTATCGGAGACTGATTATTCTGTGGCTATGATGTAGTGAACAGAGATGTAGGTCTTCATTGCAACTTACTTTGCAAGGTAGAAACCTTCATTGATTAATAGAAGAGAGGAACTTTCAACCGAGGAAGAATTTTGAAAGAAATCACGCAGATTCCCCCAGTGCAACTTTGTGGTATCGACTTGCACACTGTGTAAAGCTTCAGCTTGAGCCACCCAAAGCCACCTCACTTGGAGTGGTCCGTGTCCAGCAGAAGGCGGGGGCCCCATCGACCAGGCCAGCTCCGCCTACAGCGGCGGGAGCTGACGCGCTGCGGTGCCTGAATCGACGAAAGCTTGCACTTGCGAGCTGGACGAACAAAGCTCTTACTGCCAACCTGGGAAGCCACTTACCTTGATAACCCACATTGAATAGACGGGACCATTTCAAACTACCGACAACTAGAAAGCGAAATATCTTTCAAACTCGTCGGCGTCAGTCTCAACAATCGAACACCGTAAATCAAGCCAGGAATCGCAGCCATGGCGGATCGCTACTCGTTTTCCTTGACGACCTTCTCCCCCAGGTTAGCTAGCTTCCATGTTATGCCATAGGGCCAACGCTTTTTGCGATTGATACCATGAGTACTGATGCTGTAACTACAGTGGAAAGCTTGTTCAAATTGGTGCGCGCCACATCTGCCCCAAACTCCCGGTAGATGGCCTTGACTGACCATATATCACAGAGTATGCCCTGAATGCGGTCAACCAGGGTGTCACGGCGCTGGGAATCAAGGGTGGGTTCTCTATATCTCGTGCTCTCTCGATGGCATGCAAGTCATACAGTGATGGCTGCTGACATCGAATAAAAACAATGATAGCGACCAACGGCATCGTGCTCGCAACCGAGAAGAAGTCGTCCTCACCGCTCACCGACCCATCATCCTTGTCAAAGATCAGCCTCGTCACCCCGAACATTGGTATGGTTTACGCTGGTATGGGCCCTGACTACAGGGTCCTGGTGGACAAGGCCCGCAAGGTCTCGCACTCTGGCTACAAGCGCATCTACAACGAATACCCGCCGACGAGGATATTGGTTCAAGACGTTGCGCGGGTGGTCCAGGAGGCTACACAGTCAGGTGGTGTTCGCCCTTACGGTGTCAGTCTGCTGATCGCCGGCTGGGATGAGGGTATCCTGCCTGAGGATGATGAGAGCGCCGGCGACAGGATGatcgaggatgaggatggcgagaagaagaagatctCGGGCAAGACTGGAGGCATCCTCAAAGGTGGCCCCATGCTGTACCAGGTCGACCCCTCTGGCAGCTATTTCCCATGGAAGGCTACTGCTATTGGAAAGagcgccgcctcggccaagACATTCTTGGAGAAGAGGTACACTGAGGGTTTGGAGTTGGAGGATGCTGTGCATATTGCACTCCTCACTCTGAAGGAGACCATCGAGGGCGAGATGAATGGCGACTCCATCGAGATTGGTAAGTTAATGTTACTGGGTACCTGACACTTGCTTCTTCGCACAGGGAGGTTAGCTTGCTAATCTGGTGAATTCATAGGCATTGTTGGTCCGCCTGCAGACCACCTATTGGGCGTGGAGGGTGTCGAGGGTGCTCAAGGGCCACGCTTCAGAAAACTAAGTCCCCAGGAGATTGAGGACTACTTGACGAACTTGTAATGCACGCAGCGGCAGTATTTTGATACCTGACCAACAACCTTACCAACCCCTTTGTACAGTAGACACAGCATAGAAGGTTACCAGCACAGAAGTGGGTTTGGGGCATGTGAATGACCTTTTTCATGAATAGGCGGCATGTCTTTTCAATTCGATCTTGTCGTGATGAAGGACGATCTAGGGCCAGCGACAACTCCTACTGGAACTTCGTTTTGCAGATGTAGGCTGACCTTGATCCATGCGCCATTCGATTGGGCAAGAGAGTCCCCCACGCCAAGCTGGCCGTTGACGTTTTCCCCCGTCACAAAGACCTCCACCTTATCGGTCAGCACGATCACATGCGAATCTCCCACCGCAACATCCACGACATCACTGTCATCCTCCACAACGACCGGTACCGGGCCCAGAGAAGGTGAAACACCTTCTATGATTTCCTTCCGACCTGGGTGGCCACCCCAACAATACATATCATGGCCACTGGTTATTGCTCCCAGTGTGTAGCCGCCAGCGGCTATCTTTATGATTTTGCCAGTGGGAAGATCTTCCAAGTCGGTCACTCTCCCTGGGAGCGATGCGGGACTGGGGACAGTAGGAAAAGTCAGTAACGCCCTGCACTTGATATCGCCCAGATGTATGTACGTATAGTACACATACTTTTCAGCAGACACTACGCGACCCAAGCATCCAGGATATCTATCGTCGCCCCAAGTCCAGACCTCACCGGCGACAGTCAACACTGCAAAGCCTACGTCGTATGCCACGAACTGATCTATGGGCCCGGCGAACTCGTGCGTCCTGCCCGGAGACATGCCCGAGAGCGCTGAGTATATCGAATTGTATTGGCTCAGGTGAGTTTTGTCAACAGACACTGGCGTCTCCATAGGTAAGCTTTTATCCTACTCGACATATTTCTCATCTTCACTGCCTGCAGACTTTACCTAGGACATTATTGTTTGCCGCCAAGGCAAATTTCCCAAACTGCTTTCTGAGAGCTGCATGCTCTTCAGGCACAGCGCCGGCAGTTTTTACCCCGCTGCCAGTCTCGACTTTTAACCATATTCAGTCAGTTACAAGTGATGTATAGCGAACCACTTGATCATCGGAGGCGTGACCCGTACCATGTGTATAAGCTAGATACGGCTCGACTGTTTTTATCTTGTGGTCTCGCAGTGCATGGGTGAGCTTGTACAAGTCTccaggctgctgccgctggtcTTCTAAAGAGTGGAAACACAGCTGGCTCCAGGCATTAAAGCCTGAAGTGTACAAATTCATTCTTCGAAAGGCTGTATGTCATCGGGAAGACCTTGCCGAAGAAGTGGTTATTATGGTTGTTGGCTCGCCTGACAGATCTCGTTTAAATTTTATCAAGCTTTCtccaggtacctaggtacctaggtaccttacctgaaGTCATTACCGCCCACTCTGCT is from Pyricularia oryzae 70-15 chromosome 2, whole genome shotgun sequence and encodes:
- a CDS encoding proteasome subunit alpha type-2; its protein translation is MADRYSFSLTTFSPSGKLVQIEYALNAVNQGVTALGIKATNGIVLATEKKSSSPLTDPSSLSKISLVTPNIGMVYAGMGPDYRVLVDKARKVSHSGYKRIYNEYPPTRILVQDVARVVQEATQSGGVRPYGVSLLIAGWDEGILPEDDESAGDRMIEDEDGEKKKISGKTGGILKGGPMLYQVDPSGSYFPWKATAIGKSAASAKTFLEKRYTEGLELEDAVHIALLTLKETIEGEMNGDSIEIGIVGPPADHLLGVEGVEGAQGPRFRKLSPQEIEDYLTNL